The following are from one region of the Chromobacterium phragmitis genome:
- a CDS encoding major capsid protein — protein sequence MAFDLQVFNKQTYLTITETVANEVNKFNEASQGTIVLQNAPASGDFDITASFKAISGLVRRRNVYSNASVESKRLQQLLNASVKVAAGTPPIDYEPAQYQWVLQNPELAALKIGEQLAKARVADMLDTGIRGAVAALSGNAAVSTGDGTEDPSFRLLNKASFKFGDRSSAILAWVLHSSTLSKLYDNALANTERLFSYDGVNVLRDPFGRLFVVTDSEALVVPGAANADPKFRTLGLVGNGVVVSGNDDFNSVIVPKVGTENIGATYQAEWSYNLGIAGYTWDMANGGKSPTNTAIGTGSNWDQTATSHKDTAGVILTTK from the coding sequence ATGGCATTTGACCTGCAGGTTTTCAACAAGCAGACCTACCTGACCATCACCGAGACGGTGGCCAACGAGGTCAACAAGTTCAACGAAGCGTCCCAAGGCACCATCGTGCTGCAGAACGCGCCGGCCTCCGGTGATTTCGACATCACCGCCAGCTTCAAGGCCATTTCCGGCTTGGTGCGTCGCCGGAACGTCTACAGCAACGCATCGGTGGAGTCCAAACGTCTGCAACAGCTGCTGAACGCCTCGGTGAAGGTCGCCGCCGGCACGCCGCCGATCGACTACGAGCCGGCCCAATACCAGTGGGTACTGCAGAACCCCGAGCTCGCCGCGCTGAAGATCGGCGAGCAGCTGGCCAAGGCCCGCGTGGCTGACATGCTGGATACCGGCATCCGCGGCGCCGTGGCGGCGCTGTCGGGTAATGCGGCCGTCTCGACCGGCGACGGCACCGAAGATCCTTCGTTCCGCCTGCTCAACAAGGCGTCGTTCAAGTTTGGCGATCGCTCCAGCGCCATCCTGGCGTGGGTGCTGCATTCGTCCACGCTGAGCAAGCTGTACGACAACGCGCTGGCCAACACCGAGCGTCTGTTCTCCTACGACGGCGTGAACGTTCTGCGCGACCCGTTCGGCCGCCTGTTCGTGGTGACCGACTCGGAAGCGCTGGTCGTGCCGGGCGCTGCCAACGCCGATCCGAAGTTCCGTACGCTCGGCCTGGTTGGCAACGGCGTCGTGGTCAGCGGCAACGACGACTTCAACAGCGTCATCGTGCCGAAGGTTGGCACCGAGAACATCGGCGCGACCTATCAGGCCGAGTGGTCCTACAACCTGGGCATCGCCGGCTACACCTGGGACATGGCTAACGGCGGCAAGTCGCCGACCAATACCGCCATCGGCACCGGTTCGAACTGGGACCAGACCGCCACCAGCCACAAGGACACCGCGGGTGTCATCTTGACCACCAAGTAA
- a CDS encoding DnaT-like ssDNA-binding protein codes for MALIVENGMGQPDAQSYISVTEADDYHAAMGNARWSGDEAAKSAALRRAAQYLDARYQFAGWRQSSAQALEWPRQPFGVPKALKDAQAELALRALSGELFADSDGRVLVSKTIGPIKKEYAQAGGSRFPVVDALLRPLLAGGGQVRLRRG; via the coding sequence ATGGCGCTAATCGTAGAGAACGGCATGGGACAACCGGACGCGCAGAGCTACATCTCCGTGACCGAGGCCGACGATTACCACGCCGCCATGGGCAACGCCCGCTGGTCGGGTGACGAGGCGGCCAAGTCGGCGGCGCTCCGGCGCGCGGCGCAATATCTCGACGCGCGCTACCAGTTTGCTGGCTGGCGTCAGTCGTCGGCGCAGGCGCTGGAGTGGCCGCGGCAACCGTTTGGTGTGCCGAAGGCGCTCAAAGATGCACAGGCTGAGCTGGCGTTGCGGGCGCTGAGCGGCGAGCTGTTCGCCGATTCGGATGGCCGCGTGCTGGTTTCCAAAACCATAGGGCCGATCAAGAAGGAATACGCTCAGGCCGGCGGAAGCCGCTTCCCGGTCGTTGACGCGCTGCTTCGGCCTCTGCTGGCCGGCGGTGGGCAAGTTCGGCTCAGGAGGGGGTGA
- a CDS encoding HK97 gp10 family phage protein, with product MGQFSVDLTRIVAKAKGNMDMVARKIVFEAFNKVVLKSPVDTGAFRNSWTVGFGALPAALPRTPTQSGIDAHADVARVLATKIAGVNAWLVNPMPYAVKLEYGWSKQAPAGMVRLTLAEISSHYGR from the coding sequence ATGGGGCAGTTCTCCGTAGACCTGACCCGCATCGTAGCCAAGGCCAAGGGCAACATGGACATGGTGGCGCGCAAGATCGTGTTCGAGGCTTTCAACAAGGTGGTGCTGAAATCGCCTGTCGATACGGGAGCATTTCGCAACAGTTGGACGGTTGGTTTCGGCGCGCTGCCGGCGGCCTTGCCGCGCACGCCTACGCAATCCGGTATCGACGCCCATGCTGACGTGGCGCGCGTGCTGGCCACCAAGATTGCCGGCGTGAACGCTTGGCTGGTGAACCCGATGCCATACGCGGTCAAGTTGGAGTACGGCTGGTCCAAGCAGGCGCCGGCGGGCATGGTGCGCCTGACGTTGGCCGAAATCTCATCGCACTATGGGAGGTAA
- a CDS encoding phage tail terminator-like protein, whose protein sequence is MSLTTIRAAFERRLADWAKGQALPVAWENIEFTPPMDGLYLRAFLLPAEGETVNLEYGTCEIGLYQINVCAPQGKGPRQAEKLAEALQSLYPPGDVLAGARLVRQPAIGPPIPDGVSRIVPVTIRYSTI, encoded by the coding sequence GTGTCTCTGACCACAATTCGTGCGGCGTTCGAAAGGCGTCTTGCCGATTGGGCGAAGGGCCAGGCTCTGCCCGTGGCATGGGAGAACATCGAGTTCACGCCGCCGATGGATGGCCTCTACCTGCGCGCTTTCCTACTACCGGCAGAGGGCGAGACGGTGAACCTGGAGTACGGCACATGCGAAATTGGGCTGTACCAGATCAATGTCTGCGCCCCACAAGGGAAGGGGCCGCGGCAAGCTGAGAAGCTGGCTGAGGCCTTGCAGTCTCTGTATCCACCCGGCGATGTGCTGGCCGGCGCGCGCTTAGTTCGCCAGCCAGCCATTGGCCCGCCGATACCGGACGGCGTGAGCCGGATCGTCCCTGTCACCATTCGATATTCCACCATTTAG
- a CDS encoding phage tail tube protein, which produces MPSNAISAQGSKLSIESAGDKPSFVQIKEIQSYSGFDGKASELDVTTLDSTAKEKRKGLKDNGGFQFELNRVLDDPGQLLLDAAQNEDQPRRFKLELPNGKSATFSALVMSFDLKGGVDAVLKGSATLSISGAVTWA; this is translated from the coding sequence ATGCCATCCAATGCAATTTCCGCGCAAGGCTCCAAGCTGAGCATCGAGAGCGCAGGCGACAAGCCTAGCTTTGTCCAGATCAAGGAAATCCAGTCTTACAGTGGTTTCGATGGCAAGGCGTCTGAATTGGACGTCACCACGTTGGATTCCACTGCGAAAGAGAAGCGCAAGGGCCTGAAGGACAATGGCGGCTTCCAGTTCGAACTGAACCGGGTTCTGGATGACCCGGGCCAACTGCTGCTCGACGCGGCCCAGAACGAAGATCAACCGCGGCGCTTCAAGCTTGAGCTGCCCAACGGCAAATCGGCCACCTTCTCCGCGCTGGTCATGTCCTTCGACCTGAAGGGCGGTGTGGATGCGGTTCTGAAGGGCTCGGCCACGTTGAGCATTTCCGGCGCAGTGACCTGGGCGTAA
- a CDS encoding phage tail assembly chaperone, with amino-acid sequence MSPEVSYLWGWFCELSAGRQSSGYGPQPLSYGDIGAWERLLARRPRVWEVMLLKQLDLDYLEVQAMDDGALLAEQMQDDEARSRAIMALLVGG; translated from the coding sequence CTGTCCCCGGAGGTCTCCTACCTGTGGGGCTGGTTCTGCGAGTTGTCCGCCGGGCGGCAGTCGTCCGGCTACGGCCCGCAGCCGCTGAGCTACGGTGACATTGGCGCGTGGGAGAGGCTTCTCGCGCGCCGGCCCCGCGTTTGGGAGGTGATGCTGCTCAAGCAGTTGGACCTCGACTATCTGGAGGTCCAAGCCATGGATGATGGCGCGCTGTTGGCTGAGCAGATGCAGGATGATGAGGCGCGGTCGCGGGCGATTATGGCGTTGCTGGTTGGTGGGTAA